From a region of the Kaistia sp. 32K genome:
- the eno gene encoding phosphopyruvate hydratase: protein MNDTTISKVIGRRVWDSRGRPTVETEIHTASGAVGRAIAPAGASTGTGEAVDLRDGGARFGGQDVTRAVASVQGEIARALAGMDAADQAGIDAALIALDGTPNKGRLGGNALIATSMAVLHAAAAASGAPLWHYLAAGNKVRIPVPEIQIFGGGAHAARRVDVQDFMLICPGASSFAQALDWTAEVYRAAGLRMKKAGKLQGVADEGGFWPAFNSNEEALDALVGAITDAGFAPGADVGISLDIAASEFGRNGRYRLALDDRELDTGGMIDLLGGWLDAYPILSIEDPVAEDDEAGFLAFTERYGDRCQVIGDDYLVTNAARVEAAAAKGSATAVLVKPNQAGTVTETRAALEAGKKAGFGTIVSARSGETEDVTIVHLAVGWDAGQFKVGSFSRSERMAKWNEMLRVEEALGAEAVYAGPAALGLRKAV, encoded by the coding sequence GTGAACGACACGACAATCAGCAAGGTCATCGGCCGCCGGGTCTGGGATTCGCGCGGCCGGCCGACGGTCGAGACGGAGATCCACACCGCTTCCGGCGCCGTCGGCCGCGCCATCGCGCCGGCCGGCGCCTCGACCGGCACCGGCGAGGCGGTCGACCTCCGCGACGGCGGCGCGCGTTTCGGCGGCCAGGACGTCACCCGCGCCGTCGCCTCGGTGCAGGGCGAGATCGCGCGGGCGCTCGCCGGCATGGATGCCGCCGACCAGGCCGGCATCGACGCGGCGCTGATCGCGCTCGACGGCACGCCGAACAAGGGCCGGCTCGGCGGCAACGCGCTGATCGCGACCTCGATGGCGGTGCTGCACGCGGCAGCGGCGGCGTCGGGCGCGCCGCTCTGGCATTATCTAGCGGCGGGCAACAAGGTCCGCATCCCGGTGCCCGAGATCCAGATTTTTGGCGGCGGCGCGCATGCGGCGCGGCGCGTCGACGTGCAGGACTTCATGCTGATCTGCCCGGGCGCTTCCTCCTTCGCCCAGGCGCTCGACTGGACGGCCGAGGTCTATCGCGCCGCCGGCCTCCGGATGAAGAAGGCCGGCAAGCTGCAGGGCGTCGCCGACGAGGGCGGCTTCTGGCCGGCCTTCAATTCCAATGAGGAAGCGCTCGACGCGCTGGTCGGCGCCATCACCGACGCCGGCTTCGCGCCGGGCGCGGATGTCGGCATCTCGCTCGACATCGCCGCCTCCGAATTCGGCCGAAACGGCCGCTACAGACTGGCGCTGGACGACCGCGAGCTCGATACGGGAGGCATGATCGACCTGCTCGGCGGCTGGCTCGACGCCTATCCGATCTTGTCGATCGAGGATCCCGTCGCCGAGGACGACGAGGCCGGCTTCCTCGCCTTCACGGAGCGCTATGGCGACCGCTGCCAGGTGATCGGCGACGACTATCTGGTCACCAACGCAGCGCGCGTCGAGGCGGCGGCGGCCAAGGGCTCGGCGACCGCCGTGCTGGTCAAGCCGAACCAGGCCGGCACGGTCACCGAGACCAGGGCGGCGCTGGAGGCCGGCAAGAAGGCCGGTTTCGGCACCATCGTTTCGGCCCGCTCCGGCGAGACGGAGGATGTCACCATCGTGCATCTCGCCGTCGGCTGGGACGCCGGGCAGTTCAAGGTCGGCTCGTTCTCGCGTTCCGAGCGGATGGCGAAGTGGAACGAGATGCTGCGCGTCGAGGAAGCGCTCGGCGCCGAGGCGGTCTATGCCGGCCCCGCGGCGCTCGGCCTGCGCAAGGCGGTCTGA
- a CDS encoding SDR family NAD(P)-dependent oxidoreductase, which translates to MADIKRFSGRGAIVTGGASGIGFKTAERIVSEGGTVCLWDVDAERIEAAKAALGPQAHGVKLDISKPDQVEAAAKTAEGHLGKIDILICSAGVAGKNALVVDYPIDEWQRVFDINVHGLFYCNRFVAPLMQKNGYGRIVNVASIAGKEGNPTASAYSASKAAVIGLTKSLGKELAKDNITVNAITPATIDTPILKQVSQAHIDYMLSKIPMGRFGTVEEAAAILTWLASEECSFTTGAVFDLSGGRATY; encoded by the coding sequence ATGGCAGATATCAAGCGTTTTTCCGGCCGTGGCGCGATCGTGACGGGCGGCGCGTCGGGCATCGGTTTCAAGACGGCCGAGCGCATTGTTTCCGAGGGCGGAACGGTTTGTCTCTGGGACGTAGACGCTGAGCGGATCGAAGCCGCCAAGGCAGCCCTCGGCCCGCAGGCGCATGGCGTCAAGCTCGACATCTCCAAGCCCGATCAGGTCGAGGCCGCCGCCAAGACCGCCGAAGGCCATCTCGGCAAGATCGACATCCTGATCTGCTCGGCCGGCGTCGCCGGCAAGAACGCCCTCGTCGTCGACTACCCGATCGACGAATGGCAGCGCGTCTTCGACATCAACGTGCACGGCCTGTTCTATTGCAATCGCTTCGTCGCGCCCCTGATGCAGAAGAACGGCTATGGCCGCATCGTCAACGTCGCCTCGATCGCCGGCAAGGAAGGCAACCCGACCGCCTCGGCCTATTCCGCCTCGAAGGCGGCGGTGATCGGCCTCACCAAGTCGCTCGGCAAGGAACTCGCCAAGGACAACATCACCGTCAACGCCATTACCCCGGCGACGATCGACACGCCGATCCTGAAGCAGGTCAGCCAGGCGCATATCGACTACATGCTGTCGAAGATCCCGATGGGCCGCTTCGGCACCGTCGAGGAAGCCGCCGCGATCCTGACCTGGCTCGCCAGCGAAGAATGCTCCTTCACCACCGGCGCCGTGTTCGACCTCTCGGGCGGCCGCGCGACGTACTGA
- the ribB gene encoding 3,4-dihydroxy-2-butanone-4-phosphate synthase, giving the protein MALNTIEEAVAAIAAGELVVVVDDTDRENEGDLIMAASKATAEKVAFMIRHTSGIICVPVSADRAEALHLPPMVANNRDPMRTAFTVTVDYKVGLTTGISAEERANTIQALANDNCTASDFLRPGHIFPLISREGGVLIRSGHTEAATDLSLLAGLEPAGVLAEVVNDDGTVKRLPELLEFAAEHGLKIVSIEDLIAYRARTESFVKVVDSFQVPVGGRTATAFVYETPFDPLQHLAIVFGDVAEQADVTVRIHRANPISDLISRGPDSKGWLETTLRKVGAADRGVFVLIRDPAVVRPDGSAAGDGEERHLSARQRKERWREIGVGAQILRDLRVRSIRLLSSQERQYVGLQGFGIEITGRESAGE; this is encoded by the coding sequence ATGGCCCTCAACACGATTGAAGAAGCCGTCGCCGCGATCGCCGCGGGCGAACTGGTGGTGGTCGTCGACGATACGGATCGCGAGAACGAGGGCGATCTGATCATGGCCGCGTCGAAGGCGACGGCGGAGAAGGTCGCCTTCATGATCCGCCACACCAGCGGCATCATCTGCGTGCCGGTCAGCGCCGACCGGGCCGAGGCGCTGCACCTGCCGCCGATGGTCGCCAATAACCGCGACCCGATGCGCACCGCCTTCACCGTCACCGTCGACTACAAGGTCGGGCTGACGACGGGCATCTCGGCCGAGGAGCGCGCCAACACGATCCAGGCGCTCGCCAACGACAATTGCACCGCCTCCGACTTCCTGCGCCCGGGCCACATTTTCCCGCTGATCTCGCGCGAAGGCGGCGTTCTGATCCGCTCCGGCCACACCGAGGCGGCGACCGACCTGTCGCTCCTCGCCGGGCTGGAGCCGGCCGGCGTGCTGGCCGAGGTCGTCAATGACGACGGCACCGTCAAGCGCCTGCCCGAGCTCTTGGAATTCGCCGCCGAGCATGGGCTGAAGATCGTCTCGATCGAAGACCTGATCGCCTATCGCGCCCGCACCGAGAGCTTCGTCAAGGTGGTCGACAGCTTCCAGGTACCGGTCGGCGGCCGCACCGCCACCGCCTTCGTTTACGAGACGCCGTTCGATCCGCTGCAGCATCTCGCCATCGTCTTCGGCGATGTCGCCGAGCAGGCCGACGTCACCGTCCGCATCCACCGCGCCAATCCGATCTCTGACCTGATCTCGCGCGGGCCGGATTCGAAGGGCTGGCTGGAGACGACGCTGCGCAAGGTCGGCGCCGCCGATCGCGGCGTCTTCGTGCTGATCCGCGATCCGGCCGTCGTCCGGCCCGACGGCTCGGCCGCCGGCGACGGCGAGGAGCGCCACCTGTCGGCGCGGCAGCGCAAGGAGCGCTGGCGCGAGATCGGCGTCGGCGCGCAGATCCTGCGCGACCTGCGCGTCCGCTCGATCCGCCTGCTGTCGTCCCAGGAGCGCCAGTATGTCGGCCTGCAGGGCTTCGGCATCGAGATCACCGGTCGGGAAAGCGCCGGCGAGTAA
- a CDS encoding DUF1328 domain-containing protein, translated as MLSWAIFFLVVALVAAVLGFGGIAGTAIGIAKIIFVVAIILFLISGVMHLMRRA; from the coding sequence ATGCTGAGTTGGGCGATTTTCTTTCTTGTCGTCGCGCTGGTCGCCGCGGTCCTCGGCTTCGGCGGTATCGCAGGGACGGCAATCGGCATCGCGAAGATCATCTTCGTGGTTGCGATCATCCTGTTCCTGATTTCCGGCGTCATGCACTTGATGCGGCGGGCCTGA
- a CDS encoding sigma-70 family RNA polymerase sigma factor, translating into MKNELVEALPMLRAFARSLSGNRDRADDLVQETVMRALANRDKFQEGTNLHAWLVTILRNQYYSEGRKRRREVEDAEGAHAARLADIGAQHGHLELDDFLRAMQLLPDEQREALVLIGASGFSYEEAAEICQVRVGTVKSRVSRARARLEEVMRGGVALPPVEMAKRSVQEIQKAMAVRGS; encoded by the coding sequence ATGAAGAATGAACTGGTCGAAGCGCTGCCGATGCTGCGCGCCTTTGCCCGTTCTCTGAGCGGAAACCGGGATCGCGCCGACGATCTGGTGCAGGAAACCGTCATGCGCGCGCTCGCCAACCGCGACAAGTTCCAGGAAGGCACCAATTTGCATGCCTGGCTGGTGACGATCCTGCGCAACCAGTATTATTCTGAAGGCCGCAAGCGACGGCGCGAAGTGGAAGACGCCGAGGGCGCCCACGCCGCCCGCCTCGCCGACATCGGCGCCCAGCATGGGCATCTCGAGCTCGACGACTTCCTCCGCGCCATGCAGCTGCTGCCGGACGAGCAGCGCGAGGCCCTCGTCCTGATCGGCGCCAGCGGCTTCTCCTACGAGGAAGCGGCCGAGATCTGCCAGGTCCGCGTCGGCACGGTGAAGAGCCGCGTCTCGCGCGCCCGCGCCCGCCTCGAGGAAGTCATGCGCGGCGGCGTCGCGCTGCCGCCGGTCGAGATGGCCAAACGCTCGGTCCAGGAAATCCAGAAGGCCATGGCAGTCCGCGGCAGCTGA
- a CDS encoding NepR family anti-sigma factor, which produces MNKESMVKDAELRTTPSPGPSTQGEKEDWIGRQLRRVFDSALSEPLPDDIMSLLDRLDDAPPAGNPEGSKGSA; this is translated from the coding sequence ATGAACAAGGAAAGCATGGTGAAGGACGCCGAGCTTCGTACGACGCCCTCACCCGGGCCGAGCACGCAAGGAGAAAAGGAGGACTGGATTGGTCGGCAGTTGCGCCGTGTCTTCGACAGTGCACTGAGCGAGCCGCTGCCCGACGATATCATGTCGCTACTCGATCGACTCGACGACGCGCCGCCCGCTGGAAATCCGGAAGGCTCGAAGGGGTCCGCATGA
- a CDS encoding response regulator, protein MPESLSQALAPHLPLLRRYARALTGGQLSGDAYVRACLQAIVNEPGVIDRNVHPKIALYRLFHAIWSGTQNGADTSIDGLSRQETTAQQRLAAMTPESRQALLLTTMEGFSDVDAAAVMGIPAERVQPLLADALAEIDRQTHTRVLIIEDEPLISMDLSGIVQELGHEVAAIARTRDDAVEAAAREMPGLVLADIQLADGSSGIDAVKDILAGFSVPVIFITAFPQRLLTGERPEPTFLLTKPFDPRTVKAAISQALFFNSTASMAA, encoded by the coding sequence ATGCCCGAAAGTCTGTCGCAGGCCCTAGCACCGCATCTCCCACTTTTGCGGCGCTATGCGCGTGCTTTGACCGGCGGCCAGTTGAGCGGCGACGCCTATGTGCGCGCCTGCCTGCAGGCGATCGTCAACGAACCCGGCGTGATCGATCGCAACGTCCATCCGAAGATTGCGCTCTACCGGCTGTTCCATGCCATCTGGTCCGGCACCCAGAACGGGGCGGATACCTCCATCGACGGCCTGAGCCGGCAGGAAACGACCGCCCAGCAGCGCCTCGCGGCGATGACGCCCGAGAGCCGGCAGGCGCTCCTGCTCACCACGATGGAAGGCTTCTCCGATGTGGACGCCGCCGCCGTCATGGGCATCCCGGCCGAGCGCGTGCAGCCGCTGCTCGCCGACGCGCTCGCCGAGATCGACCGGCAGACGCATACGCGCGTGCTCATCATCGAGGACGAGCCGCTGATTTCGATGGACCTTTCGGGCATCGTCCAGGAACTCGGCCACGAGGTGGCGGCGATCGCGCGGACGCGCGACGACGCGGTCGAGGCGGCGGCGCGGGAAATGCCGGGCCTCGTTCTCGCCGACATCCAGCTCGCCGACGGCTCCTCGGGCATCGACGCCGTGAAGGACATTCTCGCCGGCTTCAGCGTGCCGGTGATCTTCATCACGGCCTTCCCGCAGCGCCTCCTCACCGGCGAGCGCCCGGAGCCGACCTTCCTGCTGACCAAGCCGTTCGACCCGCGCACGGTGAAGGCGGCGATCAGCCAGGCGCTGTTCTTCAATTCGACCGCCTCCATGGCGGCGTGA
- a CDS encoding sensor histidine kinase — protein MDWLLHFLPDLVGREEALLRAIPRALIAASTLGIAIATITFLVKRRDLPGVYKRVALAFVLLLLCITLSHGVGAFSLFSPSPAYQRVFDSVAAVIALVAVFLIRFALPELLALPSPRELQRNNAHLKSEIDSHIDTMRQLTDIRGELEETVRMRTREWKEINQRFEAALSGSDIAVFNQDKDLVFTWAYNNPHFEIGAEEIIGKMDRDLFAGDVAAQIVEAKRAVLSTGQGTSMNVVVSTVEGGTQYLRLSIEPLRDAAGETIGLTSAVFDLTERHDYETRLQALTSSLALANARFDLALRGSAIMVFSHDADLRYNWIYNPPTGLAPDIMLGRTDEEIWPPEVGRPILAMKREAVATGQPQHGEIVMPLAGSDRHFQVRIEPMTAGNHEVIGLAGVVVDVTESHLQEAHLRLVMRELTHRSKNLLAVIQAMARQTAARSDDPQTFVSRFSARLRAMAASHDLLVAQEWHGAILHDLVNAQLGQAIEPGSDQLKIEGPFISLRPDAVQNIGLALHELTTNASKYGALSVPGGRISLRWAIRDDNRFHMRWEETNGPSVQSPQKSGFGVTLLERSVGQALDGDVTLEFTPGGVVCEIDIPASHVIA, from the coding sequence ATGGATTGGTTGCTGCACTTTCTGCCGGATCTGGTCGGCCGGGAAGAAGCCCTGCTGCGAGCGATCCCGCGCGCGCTGATCGCCGCGAGCACGCTCGGCATCGCGATCGCCACGATCACTTTCCTGGTCAAGCGCCGCGATCTGCCCGGCGTCTACAAGCGGGTGGCGCTCGCTTTCGTGCTGCTGCTCCTCTGCATCACGCTCTCGCATGGCGTCGGCGCCTTCTCGCTGTTCTCTCCCTCGCCCGCCTATCAGCGCGTGTTCGACAGCGTCGCCGCGGTGATCGCGCTGGTCGCGGTGTTCCTGATCCGCTTCGCCCTGCCGGAACTGCTCGCTTTGCCGTCGCCGCGCGAGCTCCAGCGCAACAACGCGCATCTGAAGTCCGAGATCGATTCCCACATCGACACCATGCGGCAGCTGACGGATATCCGCGGCGAGCTCGAGGAGACGGTGCGGATGCGGACGCGCGAGTGGAAGGAGATCAACCAGCGCTTCGAGGCGGCGCTGTCGGGCTCCGACATCGCCGTGTTCAACCAGGACAAGGACCTGGTCTTCACCTGGGCCTACAACAATCCCCATTTCGAGATCGGCGCGGAAGAGATCATCGGCAAGATGGACCGGGATCTGTTCGCCGGCGATGTCGCCGCCCAGATCGTCGAGGCCAAGCGCGCCGTGCTTTCGACCGGGCAGGGAACGTCGATGAACGTGGTGGTGTCGACAGTCGAGGGCGGGACGCAATATCTGCGCCTCTCCATCGAGCCGCTGCGCGACGCGGCCGGCGAGACGATCGGCCTGACCTCGGCCGTGTTCGACCTGACGGAGCGGCACGACTACGAGACGCGCCTGCAGGCGCTGACCTCGAGCCTCGCCCTGGCCAATGCGCGCTTCGACCTGGCGCTGCGCGGCTCGGCGATCATGGTGTTCAGCCATGACGCCGACCTTCGCTACAACTGGATCTACAATCCGCCGACCGGCCTTGCGCCGGACATCATGCTCGGCCGCACCGACGAGGAGATCTGGCCGCCGGAGGTTGGCAGGCCGATCCTCGCCATGAAGCGGGAGGCGGTGGCCACGGGACAGCCGCAGCATGGCGAGATCGTCATGCCGCTCGCCGGCTCCGACCGGCACTTCCAGGTCCGCATCGAGCCGATGACGGCGGGCAATCACGAGGTCATCGGGCTCGCCGGCGTCGTCGTCGACGTGACGGAGAGCCATCTGCAGGAGGCGCACCTGCGCCTCGTCATGCGGGAACTGACGCACCGCTCGAAGAACCTTCTCGCCGTGATCCAGGCGATGGCCCGGCAGACGGCGGCGCGATCGGACGACCCGCAGACCTTCGTGTCGCGCTTCTCGGCGCGGCTGCGCGCCATGGCCGCCTCGCACGATTTGCTCGTCGCGCAGGAATGGCACGGCGCGATCCTGCATGATCTCGTCAACGCCCAGCTCGGCCAGGCGATCGAGCCGGGCTCGGACCAGCTGAAGATCGAGGGCCCGTTCATCAGCCTGCGGCCGGACGCGGTGCAGAACATCGGGCTGGCGCTGCATGAGCTCACCACCAACGCCTCCAAATACGGCGCGCTGTCGGTGCCCGGCGGGCGGATCTCGCTGCGCTGGGCCATTCGCGACGACAACCGCTTCCACATGCGCTGGGAGGAGACCAACGGACCCTCGGTGCAGTCGCCGCAGAAGTCCGGTTTCGGCGTGACGCTGTTGGAGCGGAGCGTCGGCCAGGCGCTCGACGGCGACGTCACGCTCGAATTCACGCCCGGCGGCGTCGTCTGCGAGATCGACATCCCGGCGAGCCACGTGATCGCGTGA
- a CDS encoding YqjD family protein gives MVTKTDGSDLSEQVKAIQAELASLTDTIRKFGSEQASAGAEALHGVAGRAGETFRASAEEARRRGHQAAEDIESHITKNPVPAVLIAAGIGLFIGALIGRR, from the coding sequence ATGGTGACCAAGACAGACGGCTCCGACCTTTCCGAGCAGGTCAAGGCCATTCAGGCCGAATTGGCGTCCCTGACGGATACGATCCGGAAGTTCGGTTCCGAGCAGGCCAGCGCCGGCGCTGAAGCCCTGCACGGCGTCGCCGGCCGGGCGGGCGAGACCTTCCGCGCCTCGGCCGAGGAAGCACGCCGCCGTGGACACCAGGCGGCTGAAGACATCGAAAGCCACATCACCAAGAACCCCGTCCCGGCCGTGCTGATCGCGGCGGGCATCGGCCTCTTCATCGGCGCGCTGATAGGCCGGCGATGA
- a CDS encoding ABC transporter permease: MTEGRSRAFYVLSAVFALYVLFLYGPTITILVLSFQGPSGGMTFPMNGVSLHWFHNLWAGIGVPNVVDALLNSLKLGLAVTLATVVISVMAGYAFRRPFKGSNLLFFTAIASLILPSIVVSLGIALEFQLFNQGITALGDRLVDNYVDIDNATAWTTFLGNVGIAIQDNFQTLMGLFTSGFGAHLTWTLPFGLLIMFAVFNRFNPAYEEAARDLGASSWQTFRHVVLPMIAPSLIGVALFGFTLSWDEIARSSQTVGATNTLPLTLRGLTTTVTTPVIYALGTVTTAVSFAVIGTAVLVMLVVQQRRRRHGSDAGKGTA; the protein is encoded by the coding sequence ATGACCGAGGGACGCTCCCGCGCCTTCTATGTCCTGTCGGCCGTCTTCGCCCTCTACGTGCTGTTTCTCTACGGCCCGACGATCACCATCCTGGTGCTGTCGTTCCAAGGCCCGAGCGGCGGCATGACCTTCCCGATGAATGGCGTGTCGCTGCACTGGTTCCACAATCTCTGGGCCGGCATCGGCGTGCCCAACGTCGTCGACGCGCTGTTGAATTCGCTGAAGCTCGGCCTCGCCGTCACGCTGGCGACGGTGGTGATCTCGGTGATGGCCGGCTATGCCTTCCGCCGCCCATTCAAGGGCTCGAACCTGCTGTTCTTCACGGCGATCGCCAGCCTGATCCTGCCGTCGATCGTCGTCTCGCTCGGCATCGCGCTCGAATTCCAATTGTTCAACCAGGGCATCACCGCGCTCGGCGACCGCCTTGTCGACAATTACGTCGATATCGACAACGCCACCGCCTGGACCACCTTCCTCGGCAATGTCGGCATCGCCATCCAGGACAATTTCCAGACCCTGATGGGCCTGTTCACCTCCGGCTTCGGCGCGCATCTGACCTGGACGCTGCCCTTCGGCCTCTTGATCATGTTCGCCGTCTTCAACCGCTTCAACCCGGCCTATGAGGAGGCGGCGCGCGATCTCGGCGCCTCGTCCTGGCAGACCTTCCGCCATGTCGTGCTGCCGATGATCGCGCCATCGCTGATCGGCGTGGCGCTGTTCGGCTTTACCCTCTCCTGGGACGAGATCGCCCGCTCCTCGCAGACCGTGGGCGCCACCAACACGCTGCCGCTGACGCTGCGCGGCCTCACCACCACCGTGACCACACCCGTCATCTACGCGCTCGGCACCGTCACCACCGCCGTCTCCTTCGCGGTCATCGGCACCGCCGTCCTCGTCATGCTGGTCGTCCAGCAGCGCCGCCGCCGGCACGGCTCCGACGCCGGCAAGGGCACCGCCTGA
- a CDS encoding ABC transporter permease has protein sequence MLEMKSRWAPYWQAAPLAIVFLVFFVLPLLVTFAVSFWTYTGYSIEPAFVGDNYATAFDKCLASLPDLCTTFRTYLSTLKFCLMVWLITLVLGFTIAYFLVFEVKSNNARLILALITTIPFWTSNVIRMISWIPLLGRNGVVNQWLLSMGLITEPLDWLLYSNFSVVLALVHLNTVFMIVPILNSMSRIDKSLVEAAYDTGATGWQTLWNVIIPLSKTGIAIGSIFVITVVMGDFISIGLMGGQQIASAGKVIESQINALQFPIAAANAVVLLAVVLMIIWTLLRFVDIRKEL, from the coding sequence ATGCTGGAAATGAAATCGCGCTGGGCACCCTACTGGCAGGCGGCGCCGCTCGCGATCGTCTTCCTCGTCTTCTTCGTCCTGCCGCTTCTGGTGACCTTCGCCGTCAGCTTCTGGACCTATACCGGCTATTCGATCGAGCCCGCCTTCGTCGGCGACAACTACGCCACCGCCTTCGACAAGTGCCTGGCCTCGCTGCCGGACCTCTGCACCACCTTCCGCACCTATCTGTCGACGCTCAAATTCTGCCTGATGGTCTGGCTGATCACCCTCGTGCTCGGCTTCACCATCGCCTATTTCCTCGTCTTCGAGGTCAAGTCGAACAATGCCCGGCTGATCCTGGCGCTGATCACGACGATCCCGTTCTGGACCTCGAACGTCATCCGCATGATCTCGTGGATCCCGCTGCTCGGCCGCAACGGCGTCGTCAACCAGTGGCTGCTCTCGATGGGGCTGATCACCGAGCCGCTCGACTGGCTGCTCTATTCCAACTTCTCCGTCGTGTTGGCGCTCGTTCACCTGAACACGGTCTTCATGATCGTGCCGATCCTGAACTCGATGTCGCGCATCGACAAATCGCTGGTCGAGGCCGCCTACGACACCGGCGCCACCGGCTGGCAGACGCTCTGGAACGTCATCATCCCGCTGTCGAAGACCGGCATCGCCATCGGCTCGATCTTCGTCATCACCGTGGTGATGGGCGATTTCATCTCGATCGGCCTGATGGGCGGCCAGCAGATCGCCTCGGCCGGCAAGGTGATCGAAAGCCAGATCAACGCGCTGCAATTCCCGATCGCCGCCGCCAACGCCGTCGTGCTGCTCGCCGTCGTCCTGATGATCATCTGGACGCTGCTGCGCTTCGTCGACATCCGCAAGGAGCTCTGA
- a CDS encoding PotD/PotF family extracellular solute-binding protein, protein MDDKNKTGISRRTLLKGSAITAGFLGTTAVTGFPAVHADEPITLRYLSTATNQSPAIAAKAKEVTGINIEYVTVTTDDVTKRIITQPDSFDLVDTEYFALRNLIPSGNFQAIDAKKVKLVDKLATAITKGEVDGKKIGNQGTAPHKVLYLEKQRGKEFAKEQTEWLTLIPTTYNADTLGIRPDLIKRPIESWAELLNPEFKGKTSILNIPSIGIMDAAMVNEAMGVLKYGDKGNMTKEEIDKTIATLIEAKKAGQFRAFWSDFNESVNLMASGETVVQSMWSPAVTAVRLKGIPCTFQPLKEGYRAWASGFGLPKTLKGKKLDAAYEFINWFLDGWAGAHLNRQGYYAAVLDTAQKNMEPYEWAFWMEGKPAEKDIHGPDGGLLEKAGTIRDGGSYNTRMGAVACWNSIMDENAYMIQKWNEFIAA, encoded by the coding sequence ATGGACGACAAGAACAAGACCGGCATCTCGCGCCGCACGCTGCTGAAGGGCTCCGCCATCACGGCCGGCTTCCTCGGCACCACCGCCGTGACCGGCTTCCCGGCGGTGCACGCCGACGAGCCGATCACGCTGCGCTACCTCTCGACCGCGACCAACCAGTCGCCGGCGATCGCCGCCAAGGCGAAGGAAGTCACCGGCATCAACATCGAATACGTCACCGTCACCACCGACGACGTCACCAAGCGCATCATCACCCAGCCGGACTCGTTCGATCTCGTCGACACGGAATATTTCGCGCTCCGCAACCTGATCCCGTCCGGCAATTTCCAGGCGATCGACGCCAAGAAGGTGAAGCTGGTCGACAAGCTGGCGACCGCCATCACCAAGGGCGAGGTCGACGGCAAGAAGATCGGCAACCAGGGCACGGCGCCGCACAAGGTGCTCTATCTCGAGAAGCAGCGCGGCAAGGAGTTCGCCAAGGAGCAGACCGAGTGGCTGACCCTGATCCCGACCACCTACAACGCCGATACGCTCGGCATCCGGCCTGACCTGATCAAGCGCCCGATCGAAAGCTGGGCCGAGCTGCTCAATCCCGAGTTCAAGGGCAAGACCTCGATCCTCAACATCCCGTCGATCGGCATCATGGACGCCGCCATGGTCAACGAGGCGATGGGCGTCCTGAAATATGGCGACAAGGGCAACATGACCAAGGAGGAGATCGACAAGACGATCGCCACCCTGATCGAGGCCAAGAAGGCCGGCCAGTTCCGCGCCTTCTGGTCGGACTTCAACGAGAGCGTCAACCTGATGGCCTCGGGCGAGACCGTCGTGCAGTCGATGTGGTCGCCGGCCGTCACCGCCGTTCGCCTCAAGGGCATCCCCTGCACCTTCCAGCCGCTGAAGGAAGGCTATCGCGCCTGGGCCTCGGGCTTCGGCCTGCCGAAGACGCTGAAGGGCAAGAAGCTCGACGCCGCCTACGAATTCATCAACTGGTTCCTCGACGGCTGGGCCGGCGCGCATCTGAACCGGCAGGGCTACTACGCCGCCGTGCTCGATACGGCGCAGAAGAACATGGAGCCCTATGAGTGGGCGTTCTGGATGGAAGGCAAGCCGGCCGAGAAGGACATCCACGGTCCGGATGGCGGCCTGCTCGAAAAGGCCGGCACGATCCGCGACGGCGGCTCCTACAACACCCGCATGGGCGCGGTCGCCTGCTGGAACTCGATCATGGATGAGAACGCCTACATGATCCAGAAGTGGAACGAGTTCATCGCCGCCTGA